The following coding sequences are from one Schizosaccharomyces osmophilus chromosome 1, complete sequence window:
- the lcb1 gene encoding serine palmitoyltransferase complex subunit — protein MSYSTYPFVDDVYAYYNQTVTFLGKLLDILPGSNVLKIYVKSSYQNDPLRTFIEFLLLVFAAYYVLRKPKTSPDNNYVELTGKEVNELVADWKPEPLVSPLDEMEKLELNSLTVLESTHISTKLTDGRSIINFSSFNFLGLAENKYINDATVRTIRECGLGACGPPNFYGSQDKHMRLEKDIASFIGVEATIVYAQSFQTISSVIPAFSKRGDILIVDEACNFAIQKGIQISRSTIRYFKHNDMKDLERILQELENDFQRHNRPLTRRFIITEGISENLGDMVDLSKVVALKKKYKYRLILDESWSFGTCGRTGKGLTEHFSVSPNDVEMIIGSLNTSLAGGGGFCAGSTLMVEHQRLSGMAFIFSAALPAALATASYEAIAILNRDGGSMLNDLRSKCALFHAALTRNEFFDTTSDLESPVIYLHLTKKSIPYNKQVAILQDIVEYCKDQGFLISRAKRVEKMERLKLQPSLRICISTGHTNEQIERLSSLLKENADSMLKKHIESRA, from the coding sequence ATGAGTTATTCAACTTATCCCTTCGTGGATGATGTGTATGCTTATTACAATCAAACCGTAACGTTTTTGGGAAAATTACTTGATATTTTACCGGGATCAAACGTTTTAAAGATTTACGTTAAATCCTCATATCAGAATGATCCTTTAAGAACTTTCATTGAGTTCCTTTTGCTTGTCTTTGCCGCTTACTATGTCTTGAGAAAACCGAAGACTTCACCTGATAATAACTATGTAGAACTCACCGGGAAAGAGGTAAATGAACTGGTAGCTGATTGGAAACCTGAACCTCTTGTATCTCCTTTAGATGAGATGGAAAAATTAGAGCTGAATTCTCTTACCGTCCTTGAATCCACTCATATATCTACAAAGTTGACCGATGGTCGTTCCATCATCAACTTTagctctttcaattttcttggtttgGCTGAGAATAAATACATCAACGATGCTACGGTGAGGACTATACGTGAATGTGGTTTAGGAGCTTGCGGACCACCGAATTTCTATGGTTCTCAGGATAAACACATGCGTctagaaaaagatattgcCTCTTTCATTGGCGTCGAAGCAACTATTGTGTACGCTCAGTCGTTTCAAACTATTTCCTCGGTTATTCCTGCTTTCTCCAAGCGTGGTGACATATTGATCGTAGACGAGGCTTGCAATTTTGCCATTCAGAAGGGAATACAGATTTCTCGATCAACTATTCGTTACTTCAAACACAATGATATGAAAGATTTGGAACGCATACTTCAAGAACTCGAGAACGACTTTCAACGTCACAATCGTCCTTTGACGCGCCGATTTATCATCACAGAAGGTATTTCTGAAAATTTGGGAGATATGGTTgatctttcaaaagtagttgctttgaaaaagaagtacaAGTACCGCTTAATTCTCGATGAATCTTGGTCTTTTGGTACATGTGGTCGTACCGGTAAAGGATTGACTGAACATTTTTCGGTTTCTCCTAACGATGTGGAGATGATTATTGGTTCTTTGAACACCAGTTTGGCTGGCGGTGGTGGATTTTGTGCCGGATCCACCCTTATGGTCGAGCATCAACGTCTTTCTGGTATggctttcatttttagtGCAGCTCTCCCTGCTGCGTTGGCGACTGCTTCTTATGAAGCCATTGCAATTCTCAATCGTGATGGTGGATCCATGTTGAATGATTTACGTAGCAAGTGTGCTCTCTTCCATGCCGCGCTTACAAGAAACGAGTTCTTTGATACCACTAGTGACCTTGAATCTCCTGTAATTTACCTCCATTTGACAAAGAAGTCTATTCCTTATAACAAGCAAGTTGCGATTTTGCAAGATATAGTGGAATATTGTAAGGATCAAGGCTTCTTGATTTCTCGTGCTAAGCGCGTTGAGAAAATGGAGCGTCTCAAGCTTCAACCCTCTTTGCGAATTTGCATATCCACTGGGCATACTAATGAACAAATTGAGAGACTTTCTTCCCtacttaaagaaaatgcagATTCTATGTTGAAAAAGCATATCGAGTCTCGAGCTTAA
- the sim4 gene encoding CENP-K-like protein Sim4: MDSNKDHNSPKEPSLTRLNSHKEASFDLLQPDSNAEVELQRVIYKCLKRIGEYHQRESESSKDVQKIYRDCVQEYLHLKKHPALASILKRRTLEDSVNDLEHKLESSKKVKDLLNEEYQQIRQYRRDMETLNTSLSERLKQQDTISRKGKKSFINKKILQEKDDVSKSSMELFTFLNEFLDNHYRELLEGPWSKGNLSANERKQRATIDKFANVNQLEELEELKHVLEELMNQATSSSPSFTKVTNEKILNFLLRSSLCTFDPRDPSLLKFIPFADEF; encoded by the exons ATGGACTCAAACAAAGATCATAATTCTCCAAAAGAGCCATCCTTGACACGGCTAAATTCTCATAAGGAGGCCAGCTTTGACTTATTGCAGCCAGACAGCAATGCAGAAGTTGAATTGCAAAGAGTGATTTACAAATGTCTAAAACGGATTGGAGAATATCATCAAAGGGAAAGTGAATCATCCAAGGatgttcaaaaaatatacagAGATTGCGTACAGGAATATCTTCACTTGAAGAAACATCCAGCCTTAGCATCCATCTTGAAAAGGAGAACTCTAGAGGACAGTGTGAATGACCTAGAACATAAATTGGAATCATCCAAGAAGGTAAAGGATCTACTGAATGAAGAATATCAACAAATAAGGCAGTATCGAAGGGACATGGAAACGTTAAACACAAGCTTATCCGAACGGCTGAAGCAGCAAGACACGATTAGTAGAAAAGGGAAGAAAAGctttataaacaaaaaaatacttcaagaaaaagatgatgTTTCCAAGTCCTCTATGGAACTTTTCACCTTCCTTAATGAATTCCTGGACAACCATTACAGGGAACTTTTAGAAGGGCCCTGGTCTAAGGGAAATTTAAGTGCTAATGAACGGAAACAGAGAGCAACTATTGATAAATTTGCCAATGTTAATCAGCTCGAGGAATTGGAAGAGTTGAAACATGTTCTAGAA GAACTAATGAACCAAGCTACTTCTTCTAGTCCTTCCTTTACAAAAGttacaaatgaaaaaatccTAAACTTTTTACTTCGGTCTTCGCTGTGTACTTTTGATCCGCGTGATCCTTCattattgaaatttataCCTTTTGCCGACGAGTTTTAA
- the wtf17 gene encoding wtf meiotic driver (syntenic with wtf12 in CBS 15792), whose amino-acid sequence MKNKYTPISDSDDSSKTLNDEKADSQSSPSDGTPPPYSASTKFIDLEMAPETEESSKKKRYLTPRELAIVFAIFIVYNVCLIVARVILLVYEIPFNQLAVWVLFGVWCALFLSLTIVITQMPKEWFTQAGRATKNVLSAMCIAALYVCFLNVPGFVVYYAAKKLTGFEKINNQFSYAVCFVDSVLFLFLSINGKARESVNSSCVSFVKTVKKSIGMSLSVMVDFLLWDSGTNRGEETPRNEEIELQPLAERAEV is encoded by the exons atgaaaaacaaatatactcctatttcagattctgatgactcttccaaaacgctcaatgatgaaaaggcaGATAGTCAGTCGTCTCCTTCAGATGGTACGCCTCCTCCGTATTCAG CTTCAACCAAATTTATTGATCTCGAAATGGCTCctgaaacagaagaaagttctaaaaagaaaagatatctGACGCCTCGTGAATtagcaattgtttttgctatttttattgtatatAATGTATGCTTGATTGTTGCGAGGgtcattcttcttgtttatgaaattCCGTTTAATCAGCTTGCCGTTTGGGTACTTTTTGGCGTTTGGTGCGCTCTATTTCTGTCATTGACAATTG TAATAACTCAAATGCCTAAAGAATGGTTCACGCAAGCTGGAAGAGCAACCAAAAACGTATTGTCAGCTATGTGTATCGCAGCATTATATGTGTGTTTTCTCAATGTCCCTGGTTTTGTCGTGTATTATGCTGCAAAGAAGTTAacaggatttgaaaagataaacaatCAATTTTCCTAtgctgtttgttttgttgattctgtcttgtttctttttctttcga TAAACGGAAAGGCTCGAGAAAGCGTAAACTCTAGCTGCGTTAGTTTCGTAAAAACCGTGAAAAAGAGCATAGGAATGAGTCTAAGCGTTATGGTAGACTTTTTGTTGTGGGATTCAG GAACAAATCGAGGAGAAGAAACACCTCGgaacgaagaaatcgaaCTTCAACCTCTTGCTGAGCGGGCTGAAGTTTGA